The Natronoarchaeum mannanilyticum genome includes the window ACGACGGCGTCGTCGCCGACCGTGACGCCGGGATTCAGGACCGCGCGGCCGCCGATCCATGCCCGATCGCCGACGGTGACCGGTTTGCCGTGCTCCGTTCCGGACGTGCGCTCGACCGGATCGACGGAGTGGCTCGCGGCGTAGACGTGGACGCCGGGGCCGAGCATGCACTCGTCGCCGAACTCGATCGGGCAGACGTCGAGAAACACGCAATCGAAGTTGGCGAAGAAATCGTCGCCGACGCGGACGTTGTAGCCGTAGTCGCAGCGGAACGGGGGCTCGACGGTGACGTTCTCCCCCACCGAGCCGAACAGTTCACCCAGCAGCTCGCCCCGCGTTTCGGTGTCGTTCGCGTCGGCGTCGTTGAACCTGCGTGTGAGGCGTCGCGCTCGCTCGCGCTCGGCGACGAGGTCGGGATCCGACGGATCGTAGGGCTCGCCGGCGAGCATCTTCTCCTTCTCGGATGGCACGT containing:
- a CDS encoding maltose acetyltransferase domain-containing protein, translated to MPSEKEKMLAGEPYDPSDPDLVAERERARRLTRRFNDADANDTETRGELLGELFGSVGENVTVEPPFRCDYGYNVRVGDDFFANFDCVFLDVCPIEFGDECMLGPGVHVYAASHSVDPVERTSGTEHGKPVTVGDRAWIGGRAVLNPGVTVGDDAVVASGAVVTRDVPDGVVVGGNPAEIIREV